Below is a window of Blastocatellia bacterium DNA.
TCGGGTTGACCTTCTCACTGCGCTTACGGTCACTCGCGTATTGTGGGAGGGCGCGCCGATCGCTTTCACTCACGCGGACGATCGGGTGCGAGTGCCGATTCCGCTCGCCCGCGGGCAGACATTCACGCTCACCATCGAATACGTCGGGCGGCCGGCGCTGCTTGGACGGCTGCCGAGCGGGATGTTCTTCAGCGAGCATGCCGGCTTCCCCGTCGTCGCGACGTTGAGTCAGCCGAATGGTGCGCCTGCGTGGTGGCCATGTGTGGACGATCCCGCGGACAAAGCGACAGCCGATATCGAAGTGACCGTCCCCCCCGGATATCTCGTCGCCTCCAACGGACTCCTCGAGGATGTGCGTCTGCATCCCGATGGATGGCGCACGTATGTATGGCGAGAGCGGTATCCAATTGCGACTTACCTCATCTCGATCGCGGCCACGAACTTCGTGCAATTTTCGGACGTTTATCGAGCGCGCGACGGCACGATGATGCCGCTCGTCTACTACGTCTATCCGGAGCACTTGGATCGCGCGCGGCGCGCCTTCCCCATCACTCGTGAGGCGCTGCGCGTGTTCGCCGAACTGTTCGGCGAGTATCCCTTCCTCGCCGAGAAGTATGGTATGGCCGAATTCCCGTGGAGCGGCGCCATGGAGCATCAGACGATGACAAGCATCGGATCGTCCGTTCTCACCCATGTGGATACGATCGTGCATGAGGCCGCCCATCAGTGGTGGGGGAACATGGTGACGCCCCGCACGTGGCACGATATTTGGCTGAGCGAAGGTTTCGCCACCTACAGCGAGGTCCTCTTTCGCGAGCACATGTATGGAGCCGATCCCGGTCAGCTTCTTCGCCAACGGGATGATGGACTCGCAGCGGGGCGGTTGCGAGGGACCGTATACGCTGAGGACGCGACGGATCCCTTCGATGACATCCCGGCCATTTACACGAAGGGGGCGTGGGTGCTGCACATGCTTCGGTATCTTCTTGGCGACGATCGCTTCTTCGCCGCGCTGCGGGAATATGGGCGGCGTTTCGCCTATGCGAACGCGAGCACCAATGACCTCGAGCGCGTCTTCTCAGAATTCTATGGCGAATCGCT
It encodes the following:
- a CDS encoding M1 family metallopeptidase, yielding MWLHRLLRIGSRFARANSRAGLLLVLGLSLGAPTLSSGTIWRSSEAEKWRGRVEGAISARRAVEPQPLDVEHYVLQITLFPEARRIQGRVTLRGRTTASVESLRVDLLTALTVTRVLWEGAPIAFTHADDRVRVPIPLARGQTFTLTIEYVGRPALLGRLPSGMFFSEHAGFPVVATLSQPNGAPAWWPCVDDPADKATADIEVTVPPGYLVASNGLLEDVRLHPDGWRTYVWRERYPIATYLISIAATNFVQFSDVYRARDGTMMPLVYYVYPEHLDRARRAFPITREALRVFAELFGEYPFLAEKYGMAEFPWSGAMEHQTMTSIGSSVLTHVDTIVHEAAHQWWGNMVTPRTWHDIWLSEGFATYSEVLFREHMYGADPGQLLRQRDDGLAAGRLRGTVYAEDATDPFDDIPAIYTKGAWVLHMLRYLLGDDRFFAALREYGRRFAYANASTNDLERVFSEFYGESLEWFFEQWVYTPMRPIYAFSWSVHPESESYQLRLRLQQRQTHLIARRNPTLPPIYIMPVEFTLYYADGTSEVKRVWNRAREEEFTFALKRPPVRVTFDERGWILKEMRASLAGPAAVRTPSWRRVR